A single window of Anomaloglossus baeobatrachus isolate aAnoBae1 chromosome 5, aAnoBae1.hap1, whole genome shotgun sequence DNA harbors:
- the LOC142313040 gene encoding oocyte zinc finger protein XlCOF29-like: MDVDRDKMAERILHLTLEILFRLTGEDCTVVKKTSSERCQAPVSEGWGRPLSPITGPPPHPPIHEDINDQKILELTYKMIELLTGEVTLLGMLGHYTVTL; encoded by the exons ATGGatgtggacagggacaagatggcggagaggatattacacctcaccctagagatcctcttccggcttactggagag gattgcacagtagtgaagaagacctctagtgagcgctgtcaggcccctgtgtctgagggatggggaagacccctgagcccaatcacggggcctccacctcaccccccgatacatgaggacatcaatgaccagaagatcctagaactcacctacaagatgattgagctgctgactggagaggtgacactgctgggaatgctgggacattatacagtaacgctatga